The Ipomoea triloba cultivar NCNSP0323 chromosome 13, ASM357664v1 genomic interval GTTATATTTTCTCTTGATCTTGGTTCATGGTCATGACTCATGAATGAAGCCAGTAAATCCATTGTCTTTTTTTTAACCATTTCTTGAGCATGGTTTTATGTTGGATATGCATATGCCCTGAGCCTTCGTTTATTAATGTGTACTTCTCTGCTCTCTACCTTTCATCTCCTTTAAGTTGTTCTAAATGTCTTTATTCTCGTAGTAAAGTGACAATAGTGATTTGCTGCTATTTTGTTCTGAGATCTCTGAAGCCTTTCTTttgtcactctttttttttttgaaggatcTCTACTACTTTCTAGTTATTACTCTTGGAGGGGATTTTGCACCAAGAGCAGAACTCTTCCTCTCGGTTGAAGATGGCTACCCCGGTGGTACCTACTGCTCCCGAAATTCCAACGGAGACCAAAGAAGTTGTAGCCCATGAAGAAATGGCAGCTCACAATGAAGTGGTGGCACACAATGGTATGGTGGCTCATGACGAGGTGGTAGCTCATGATGATATGGTTGATCAGAATGATGAGAATGAAGTGGTGTCTCATAATGATATGGTTGCTCAGAAAGAAACAGTGGCTCATAATGATATGGTTGCTCAAAATGAAATGGTGGCGCATGATGATATGGTTGCTCAAAATGAAATGGTGGCGCATGATGATATGGTTCCTCAGAACGAAATGGTGGCACATGATGATATGGTTCCTCAGAACGAAATGGTGGCGCATGATGATATGGTTCCTCAGAACGAAATGGTGGCGCGTGATGATATGGTTCCTCAGAACGAAATGGTGGCGCATGATGATATGGTTCCTCAGAACGAAATGGTGGCTCATAATGATATGGTTGCTCAGAACGAAATGGTGGCGCATGATGATATGGTTCCTCAGAACGAAATGATGGCTCATAATGATATGGTTGCTCAGAACGAAATAGTGGCGCATAATGATATGGCTACTCAGAATGAAATGGTGTCCCATGATGAAATGATGGCTCACAATGAGATGGTGGCTCATGATGAGGTGATGGCACACAACGAGATTGTGGCTCAAGATGAGATGGTGTCTCATGACGAGATGGTGGCGCATGATGAAATGGTGGCACACGGTGAGATGATGGCACACGGTGAGATGGTGGAACACGGTGAGATGGTGGCACATCATGAGCTAATCCCTCATGATGAGATGCTCTTCAACAACAATGTCGATAACACTGAGATAGTCCCCATGGAAACACCAATGGACTATATTGAAACACCACCCAACAGTTTAGAAACACAACCCAACAAGCGGAGGAAAAAGAAATCAATAGTTTGGGAACATTTCACAATTGAAACTGTTGGTAATGGATGTAGGAGGGCCTGCTGTAAACAGTGCAAGCAATCATTTGCTTACAGTCAAGGATCTAAAGTAGCTGGCACCAGTCATCTTAAACGACACATTGCAAAAGGTGCCTGCCCGGTATTGCTTCGTAGTCAACAGAATAATAGCCCCTATAGTGCACCTACAAAATTGATTGGATTTGAGGGCAGCACTGAACCACCAAAACGGCGTTACCGAACTGCTAGTACGCCATTCTTTGCTTTTGATCCAGACCGCTGTCGGCATGAGATTTCTAGGATGATCATTATGCACGAGTATCCCCTGCACATGGTTGAACATCCGGGCTTTGTTGCTTTTGTCCGTAATCTTCAACCTCGGTTTGATATGGTGAGCTTCAACACTGTCCAAGGAGATTGTGTGGCAACTTACCTTAGAGAAAAGCAAGCTATTCAGAAAGTGATTGAGGGAATGCCTGGGAGGATATGCCTTACCTTGGACATGTGGTCATCATGTCTCAAGGTTGGCTATGTGTTTATAACCGGGCAGTTTATCGATAGCGAGTGGAAAATTCACAGGAAAATTTTTAATGTCATCATGGAACCATATCCCGACTCTGATACAGCTTTTAGCCATGCTATTGCTGCTTGTCTTTCTGACTGGAGCATGGAGGGCAAGCTGTTCTCAGTCACAATCAATCAACCTTTGACTGATAATGCAGCAGAAAATGTTAGGGCTTTACTGTCTGTAAAGAACCCTCTTATTATCAATGGTCAACTGTTGCTTGGAAATTGCCTTGCTCATACTTTAAGCAGCATTGCAGAAGATGCATTGAAGTATATGCATGAAACCATCAAGAAAGTTAGAGACAGTGTGAAGTACGTTAAAACTTCAGAATCCCACGAGGAAAAGTTTCTTGAGCTTAAACATCAACTACAAGTGCCTAGCACAAAGGTGCTCACACTTGACGACAAAACTCAATGGAACACAACATATGAGATGTTATTGGCTGCATCGGAGTTGAAGGAAGTATTTTCTTGTTTGGATACTTCTGATCCCGACTACAAGGATGGCCCGTCAATGGATGACTGGAAGAAGGTAGAGACACTCTGCGGTTACTTGAAAATCCTCTTTGACACTGCTAATCTTCTCACCGCACCAACAATCTCAACCACGAACGCATTCTTCCATGAAGCATGGAAGATACAGTTGGAATTGGCACGTGCAGCAGCCAGTGAGGATCCCTTCATCAGTGGCCTTACAAAGTCTATGCAAGAGATGTTCGATAATTATTGGAAGAGTTGTTGCCTTATTTTAGCAATTGCAGTAGTTATGGATCCACGCTTTAAAATGAAGCTCGTCGAGTTCAGCTTCTCAAAAATATATGGCGACGAGGCTGCAAAATACGTGAAGTTTGTTGATGAGGGAATCCACGAGCTCTTCATGGAATACGTAGCACTTCCCCTGCCTCTAACCCCTACGTATATCGAAGAAGCAAATGGTGGAGCCGTTAAAACCGAGGAAGAAGGACTCTCTGGTAATGGACTTGGGTTTTCTGATTTCGATGTGTACATTATGGAGACAACAAGCCAGCAGTCAAAGTCAGAGCTGGATCAATACCTAGAGGAGTCATTGTTGCCCCGAGTTCACGAGTTTGATGTAGTAGGTTGGTGGAAACTAAACAGGAAGAAGTACCCAACGCTCTCAAAGATGGCTCGTGATATCTTAACAGTTCCCGTGTGTACTGTCCCTGCAGACTCGGTGTTCTGCACAGCCGGCAAAGAGATGAGCAGTTACAGATGCTCCTTGCGGCCTGAGACGGTAGAGGCCCTAATATGCGCCAAGGATTGGCTTCAGAATGAGTCGACAGAAAATATGACTCAACCTATAAAAATGGAAGTCCCAATTTAGTGTTCTGTAATGTCTTTTTAAGTAGAGTGTAGAATGGCATGTAGTGAAGAACTCAGTTTTAATTTAGGctgtataatttatatttggGCAGATCTGACATTGAACCATCTTCTTCTGTATGATATATTATTGAATCCTCTAGGTGAATTGACTTAAAAGTCTGTTCTCTATTTCCAGCTGTGTCTCAATCTGGGATGCGACTTTGAGTATATAGGCATAAGCTTGAGTTGCTTGATTAGGATGTCTTTTGGACatttcaaaaaaggaaaaagtaaataaataaaagagaattttcagtgtacttttatttttctttgtataTAGAGGATAATAGTATCAGGAGTTATTGGACCAatattaaagttatttttatctCAATTCTCAAAGGTTGCCATTCTGATAGCCTTTAGCTTTCAAGCTAtgtgacattaaaaaaaaaaattaaaaattccatATCACTGCACTATGTAGACAAATTTCAAGGATAGATCTAGCCGAGTAATGACATGTTTAGTTTGCATAATAGGTTAGAAATGGAATAACATCCCCAATAATAAACTTATTCATTAGTTTGTTGGTAAGAAATTATATAATGAGTCATTCTCCTAGTAAGAGGAATAGCGACCCCCAGGTATTAAGCTATTATTGAGTTCTCAATAATaacttatattttttattttaccatggtttacctaaaatattatatgctATCTTTCTCTCTGTCTTCTCACTTCTTCTGTCATTTGCTATTTACATCTGATTGAGATTGAAATTCTTCTTCAAGCATCAAACAAAGATacttttctaaattttattttctaaaagttAATTACTTATATGTACTTAATGATATTCCACGACAGTCAATACTTATAGTAACGGTCAACGATGACTTATTGAGCTTATTTGatctataatttatataattaaagtgtttaattgcacttttaaaaatttaagggaCTAATTCACTTTCgtataaagtttgaaggcttatttgactattttttaaaaaagaaatagtgTTGCTCTTAATTAAGggcaatttatattgtggacaTTGAtccaatatacaaaataaatttaacttcATATagtacaaaattcatgtttataatgcataaaattatatagttgatgacacataaacacttaacataatattaatacacataaacacaatattttaaaataagtacatacAGAGCATGTGTATTAcgttataaatttatatgtcttcatttatataattccgtacattatgagttttaattttataatatatatgtatattaagttaaatgtttatgtgtataagctatataattttgtagattatgaacatgaattcagtaaagtcaaattttgtatattttacaAGGTCCAAGACATAAAGATTTTTACCACTGAATGAATTGCGGCTGAGTTCTTGGCCCAATTAAATTTGGGCTACTAGAAACAGTAAAGACAGTTCGTTTCTCTTGTTGGCGCGAAAAGCTGCAAACTTGGAAGGCTTCTCTTGAATACATTCCCTCCAGAATCAATTTAGGGCAAAAATCATCTCAAATTTCACATCTTCGCTgcaattattcaattttatcgAGTGGAGAAAAGATGGCAAAAAGCTTCAAAGATGAGCTCCAGGGAATCCTCACCTGTCTGTCATCatcatcctcctcctcctcgtcAAGCAAGTCTTTAGCTTACTCAACACTCTTACACCTCCAGCAACTCTCCGCTAGCAGCAGCGCCGACCCTTCTTTCATCACATTGCTCGCAGACTCTTCCCCTGTCTTCTTGCGATCGATTCTCGTCGATATCTTCGACCACGATGAAGAAATGATGTAAGACACAACCCCTTTTCCTCAGTTAACTCAAggcttatttcatttttgtttcctctctaaaaagtttgagaatttaatcctttttttttaatggtataTGGCTTTAGTGCTGTGCAGGCATTGAAGTGTTTGGGATTTATGATTTATCATCCTTCTATACTTGCCTCTATTAAAGGTTAGTCCTTTGGTTTCTTTTCTGCTTGGAATTTTTCTCCTATCTTGGGATTTCCTTGAGAGGTCCATTCCAAATGATTTATATAGTTTATTGGTGGTGGTAATGTAATATTGAGCCGATGTTCTTTGAATTGAGTGAATGTAGGCGATGATGCCTGCATGATTATTGAGTCTCTTGTTAAAGTAATCACAACGACCAAgataaaggtaaattaaaatttcaattgtcAAAAACTGTTCTAGGCACTATGCTGGATCATGTAATTTGACAATATATTGTTTACTGTTGATTGCAGTGGGTTTGCAATTTGGGTGTCTGGTGTATATCTATGCAACAGTTTAGTACATCGATTTTGGACACACATCTCCAGGCTTTGCTAAGGGCAATTATCTATGGCCTTGATAATCCTATGGGCTCTCTTTCTATCACATTTGAGGCTATGCAGGTGAGTAATGCATCCATTTCAAGTATATGTTGTTTGGTAAAGATTGGATTGTTCATTGTATAACATTTTTAGCTTACCTAACCTAATAATTCATATGTAACTTGGAGTAGATTTGGGTTATTCACAATCAAAGTAAAAAACCAGTATCGCTATCCGTAATCATAGAACTATAGGCTGGCTAATTATGAACACAATGTTGTTCCTGATTCTGAATTCTTTTGATTCAACAATAGGATCTTACAATCATTAATGTAATCTAGTTTAAAAGCATCAATTTGGTTAATGTCAGCACTTACATGAATAGAGTAACTTTAAATTAACAAACAATGACTTGGGCCATACAAATGTCTCAATTAAGGATGTCTAGACTGTATtctgaaattttatttatcctGCTAATTTGGCTGATTTTTAAAGGCAGGCTGTGATGAAGTTGTCTAGTTCACTGGGTGAAAAGATGAGAAATTTATCCTATATATGGGTTCCTCCAATTTACAGAAGACTTGCCAGTGATAATAAAAGGGAGAGGGAAATGTCTGAGAGATGTTTGCTAAAAGTGAAGTGCATTATATGTCCTCCACCAGTCTCTCTTTCCAAGGTAGAAGGTGCTTTCTGGTTGCTGTACTCTGCCAATGCATTAACTTTTTTGTACTTCTAGCATGACTTGCCaactgaagaaaagaaaaggaaacaggAAAAAACTCTTTTATCTATTACGTTGCATGTATAACTTTAAGGAGGTTTTATTTGATATAGCTAGCTCATTCACAAGcttttcacttgaaattacATGTAAGCTAAAGTATCTTCCTCTACTGTTTGGCATCAAAGGATATTTTACACTTTTATGGTTTGTAAGCAGGCAGTTGTCCTCGATTTGAAGAAAAAACTGCTTGACACAATAGAAGAGATGCTGAATCATGGCAAGAAGATTGAGGCTC includes:
- the LOC116001892 gene encoding zinc finger BED domain-containing protein DAYSLEEPER-like, whose amino-acid sequence is MATPVVPTAPEIPTETKEVVAHEEMAAHNEVVAHNGMVAHDEVVAHDDMVDQNDENEVVSHNDMVAQKETVAHNDMVAQNEMVAHDDMVAQNEMVAHDDMVPQNEMVAHDDMVPQNEMVAHDDMVPQNEMVARDDMVPQNEMVAHDDMVPQNEMVAHNDMVAQNEMVAHDDMVPQNEMMAHNDMVAQNEIVAHNDMATQNEMVSHDEMMAHNEMVAHDEVMAHNEIVAQDEMVSHDEMVAHDEMVAHGEMMAHGEMVEHGEMVAHHELIPHDEMLFNNNVDNTEIVPMETPMDYIETPPNSLETQPNKRRKKKSIVWEHFTIETVGNGCRRACCKQCKQSFAYSQGSKVAGTSHLKRHIAKGACPVLLRSQQNNSPYSAPTKLIGFEGSTEPPKRRYRTASTPFFAFDPDRCRHEISRMIIMHEYPLHMVEHPGFVAFVRNLQPRFDMVSFNTVQGDCVATYLREKQAIQKVIEGMPGRICLTLDMWSSCLKVGYVFITGQFIDSEWKIHRKIFNVIMEPYPDSDTAFSHAIAACLSDWSMEGKLFSVTINQPLTDNAAENVRALLSVKNPLIINGQLLLGNCLAHTLSSIAEDALKYMHETIKKVRDSVKYVKTSESHEEKFLELKHQLQVPSTKVLTLDDKTQWNTTYEMLLAASELKEVFSCLDTSDPDYKDGPSMDDWKKVETLCGYLKILFDTANLLTAPTISTTNAFFHEAWKIQLELARAAASEDPFISGLTKSMQEMFDNYWKSCCLILAIAVVMDPRFKMKLVEFSFSKIYGDEAAKYVKFVDEGIHELFMEYVALPLPLTPTYIEEANGGAVKTEEEGLSGNGLGFSDFDVYIMETTSQQSKSELDQYLEESLLPRVHEFDVVGWWKLNRKKYPTLSKMARDILTVPVCTVPADSVFCTAGKEMSSYRCSLRPETVEALICAKDWLQNESTENMTQPIKMEVPI